A segment of the Verrucomicrobiota bacterium genome:
AGAGTTGACGCTTGAATTCTGCCACGAGGCAGAAGTGAAAAAGAAAAGCATCAACTCAACCACGAGCAAGTTCACAGTTCTTCATCAGGTTTGCAATCATATCCCGTCGCACGCGGTCAGCGAGGCGGCTCGGGAACAGGGTTCGGAGGATCATTCGCGAACGTTCAGCCACTGGAGCCACTTGGTCAGCCTGATC
Coding sequences within it:
- a CDS encoding DUF4372 domain-containing protein; protein product: MTLEFCHEAEVKKKSINSTTSKFTVLHQVCNHIPSHAVSEAAREQGSEDHSRTFSHWSHLVSLI